In Bacillus weihaiensis, the genomic stretch AGCTGAAATGGCAGAAGGTGTCCAATTTGCGAACAAATATGGTGCAAGAATATATGTAACAACAAATATCTTTGCTCACAATGAAAATATGGACGGACTAGATGAGTATTTAATAGGGTTACAGGAAGCAGGAGTAGCTGGAATAATTGTAGCAGATCCCCTAATTATTGAAACATGTCGTCGTGTAGCACCTAAATTAGAAGTGCATTTAAGTACACAGCAATCTCTATCAAACTGGAAGGCTGTTCAATTCTGGAAAGAAGAAGGTCTTGAGCGAGTAGTTTTAGCACGTGAAACAAGTGCAGAAGAAATAAAAGAAATGAAAGAAAAAGTAGATATTGAAATTGAAGCATTCATCCACGGTGCGATGTGTATTGCTTATTCTGGTCGTTGTACATTAAGTAATCATATGACGGCACGTGATTCTAACCGTGGTGGATGTTGTCAATCATGTCGTTGGGATTATGATTTATTTAAGCTACAGGACAATAACGAAGTGGCTTTATTTGATGAAAAAGATGCGCCGTTTGCAATGAGTCCTAAAGACTTAAACCTAATAGAATCTATTCCTAAAATGATTGAACTAGGTATTGATAGTTTGAAAATTGAAGGAAGAATGAAATCAATACATTATATAGCAACAGTAGTGAGCGTGTACCGAAAAGTAATTGATGCATACTGTGCCGATCCTGAGAACTTTAAAATTGATCCTGAATGGTTAAGAGAGCTTGATAAGTGTGCGAACCGTGAAACGGCTTCTGCCTTCTTCGAAAGTGTGCCAGGCTCTAAACAACAAATGTTCGGAACTCATAGTAAGAAAACAACGTTTGATTTCGTTGGTCTAGTATTAGATTATGACCCTGAAACAAGTATGGTCACTTTACAGCAAAGAAACCACTTCAAGCCAGGCGAACTAGTTGAATTTTTCGGACCTGAGATTGAGAACTTTACACAAACAATAGAGAAGATTTGGGATGAAGAAGGAAACGAGCTAGATGCAGCACGTCATCCACTACAAATTGTGAAATTCAAAGTAGATAAACCGGTCTTCACGAACAACATGATGCGAAAGGGGTTCTAAAACCTATGGCAAAAAAACCGGTTGTAATAGGAGTTGCAGGTGGCTCTGGCTCTGGTAAAACAAGTGTGACAAAAGCAATCTATGAGCATTTTAAGGGTCACTCTATCTTAATGCTAGAGCAGGATTATTATTATAAAGATCAAAAGCATCTTCCTTTTGAGGAAAGATTAAATACAAATTATGATCATCCACTGGCATTTGATAATGACTTATTGATAGATCATCTTCATTCATTGCTTTCGCATAAGGGGATTGATAAGCCTGTTTATGACTATAAATTGCATACGAGATCTGAGGATGTTATAGTAGTTGAGCCGAAGGATGTTATTATTCTAGAAGGAATACTAATTTTAGAAGATGAGCGCCTGCGTGACTTAATGGATATTAAACTTTACGTGGATACAGATGCTGATTTAAGAATTATCCGAAGACTGTTGCGAGATATTAAAGAAAGAGGTCGTTCAATTGACTCTGTTATTGAACAATACCTTACTGTTGTCCGTCCAATGCATAATCAGTTTATTGAACCAACGAAGAGATATGCAGATATTATTATCCCTGAAGGCGGACAAAATCATGTAGCAATTGATTTAATGGTAACAAAAATTCAAACAATTCTTGAACTAAACGCCATTTTGTAATAACATAGCATAGATAAAGTCTACTGTGTTCATATTATGTATAAGTCATTTTTTAGCTATTTCTATAGACTCTATTCTAAATAACTGTTGTTTTGGAAAGTGATAAACTTTTTTAACGATGTTATACTGAAAAAAGTCTTTCTAAATATCGACATTTGGTTGAGGAGAAGGAGGGGCAAACGATTTTTGCCCTTACTTTTTTACATATTTTAAGACAACTTTATTCTTTTATAGTAGGGCTCTCTAAAAAGAATGTTACTAACGGGTATAATGAATAGGTAATAGACTAGGTTCTATTTCATGAATATACGAGTCTAAGAAGAATAGATACCACTAGTCTTCTTAGGGGGGCAATTTCATTCATTTACTTAAAGCAGCAAAGTAATTTAAAGATCATCTATCATTTGCTTGTTTAGATTAGATTTAGCTAACCTTATACACCTTTTTAACATATATCAAGAGATAGAAAAACGATTTTATTAATGACTCAGTACGACAGGGACAGTCTACAAGAAGGAGTGGAATAAACATGGCACAAGAAAAAGTTTTTCCTATGACAAAAGAAGGTAAAGAAAAGCTAGAGCAAGAGCTTGAATATTTGAAAACGGTTAAGCGTAAAGAAGTTGTCGAACGTATCAAGATCGCTCGTAGCTTCGGTGATCTTTCTGAGAACTCCGAGTATGATTCCGCTAAGGAAGAACAAGCCTTTGTAGAAGGTCGAATTACGACTTTAGATAATATGATTCGAAATGCTAAAATTATTGAAGGTGAAGCTGATACAAGCACTGTTTCGCTTGGTAGAACAGTGACCTTTACTGAACTTCCTGCTGGTGATGAAGAAACGTATACAATCGTAGGTAGCGCAGAAGCAGATCCTTTTGAAGGCAAAATCTCAAATGATTCACCAATTGCGAAAAGTTTGATTGGTCGAAAAGTTGGAGATGAAGTAACTGTACAAACTCCTGGTGGAGAAATGCTCGTGAAAATCGTGAATATTAGCTAAAATAGGTTTAGATCATGAACACCTCGTCGAAAATGGAGACGAGGTGTTTTTTATGTTGTATAGGAAACTAAAAACGTATCGTTGGTGGAGTAGTGCTTTGATATCTAGGTTCAGCTCCTCAAGGTCATAGATGATAAGAAAAGAACACCTAGTATTCTATATGGTCTTATTGCACCAGGCTGTCAAAGGCTTCCTTAGGCTTTTATTCTCGCAGTGTAGCTATAGTTAAGGTGAATGGAATCAATACTTGAGGCTCCTGGGGACATTAGATGTATGAGTTACATCTACCAAACTGGAGCTTAAGAAGGCCCTACTGTAAATGAATGTAGAAACGATAAACAGCTACATTATATGATAGTGCCATTTAGTAGGAGAGCTTTTTCATTGGATCACCTTAAATAAAACGAAGGAGCTTCATATGAGTCATTCTAAACGCTTTATTTCAATAGGAATTATATTTATCCTCATATTCTTCTTATATCTATACAGACTAGCAGATCTTCAACTAATACACACAGAATCTTTTACAGATAAAGGAATTAACCTAGTCCAAGAAAGTGTAAATCAACGTACACAGGAAGTTGTCATTGATGATGGGAGAGGCCGTTTTGTTGATCGTAACGGAGTAGCATTAAAAGAGGATGCGGAGCCCTCGCTTGTTTTATTTCCTTTCTTAAAGGATATTACGTGGTCTGTCGACTCACTCTCCTCCATTGTAGGAATATCAGATAAAGAAATAAGAAGCTATTTAGTTGATGCGAAGGAGCCTGTTGTATTAGCGAAAAAAGAGGGAGTGGATTTGACTGACCAAGAATTAAAAGAAATTAATGAATTAAGCATACCAGGTGTTTTTGGCGTATATAAGCAAACAGCTGTAGATCAAGACATCGCAAAGCATGTATTAGGTATAACTGGTGAAAATGCAACCCAGTTACGATCAAAATATCCTGATAGAGAGGACTTGTCCTATAAAACAAAAATTGGGATTACAGGGTTAGAAAAGGCATTTGATGAGTTTTTGTTACCTGATGCAGAAACTAAGCTTCTCTATCATGTAGATGGAGATGGAAATCCATTATTTGGAGTGAATGTTAAGTATATTGCTGATTCTAATCCCTTTTATCCAGTTACTATTGAAACAACTATAGATACAGAGATACAATCAGCTGCAGAAAAGATTTTATCTAACCAAAAAATCGAAAAAGGAGGACTCATCTTACTAGATGTTGAAACGAATGATGTGCTTGCTATGGTAAGTAAGCCAGAATTAGATAGATCGGATGAAGATACCTTTATGAACTATATGCTACGTCCTCTTTTTCCAGGTTCTATCTTCAAAACTGTCATCTCAGCTGCAGCGATTGAATATGGATTAGATGATGCGACAAGAACGTTTAATTGTAATCTTAATTTACATGGTGAAAATGATGGTGGGCAAGACGATGGGAACCTTTCATTTGAACGAAGCTTTGCTAAAAGCTGTAACTATACGTTCACTACGTTAGCTAAAGAATTAATGGAAGAGAACGAACATGTGGTAGAAGAAACAGCTGAAAAACTTGGGTTATTAGGATCAATTGGTTGGAATGGAGAAGTATTTCATTACACTAACTTTGAACAATTCCCTGAAGAAGTAGAGGGGAAAATCTGGGGGGATGAAAATGATAAAAAGGTCCCAAGAGCAATTGATCAGACGGCAATTGGACAAAAAGATGTAAAAATAACACCGCTTGCAGTTGCGAATATGATGAGCACAATCGCTAGAGGCGGACAAAAAGAATCGGTTCGTATCGTAGATAGTATATTATATAAAAATGGAACAACGATGTTTACATTTAATGAAAACATCGATAATCAAGATACAATTTCAGCCTACACGGCTGCAAAGCTACAAGATTTGTTACGCTTAGTTGTAACAGATTCAGAAGGAACCGGAAGAAGGTTTCAATCTTCTTCATACGAGGTATCAGGTAAATCAGGGACAGCTCAAACTGGGAAGATGACAGAAGAAAATGAAACATTATATAATAAGTGGTTCGCTGGATACTTTCCTGCCGATCAACCTAAATACGCACTTGTCGTGGTCGAAATGGATACGACAAGTGCAGAAGCTGGGACAAATGCGGCTTTTTATGATATAGTAAATGAACTTGCGAATTTTGACGCTAAAAATAGTTCAAATTGACGTAGAGTGAACATGGTATATAATGTATTCTACAACTAATCGTTTTTTTGTTGAAACTTCTTACTTACTATTTACGACTAGATAGATAATAACGTAAATTTATGAAGAAGTATGAAGGTATGAGGGACAAAGGAGTGTAGTACATTGAGTTATAATGAATTAAATCATTCTCGATTCGAAAAAAGAGATAAAAAAAGAAAAAGTAATATAGTATTAAATACATTGATTGGTCTTGTACTTGTTCTTATTCTATTTGTAGGCTCTCAGCTCATTCTTGGAGGAAACTCTGAAAAAACAGCAAAGTACAATGAACAACCAGACGTCAAGCTCTTGAATGAGGAAGAGAAAAATGACGCAGAAGCAAAAGAAGAGAAGCAAGAAATTGATGAAA encodes the following:
- the udk gene encoding uridine kinase, with amino-acid sequence MAKKPVVIGVAGGSGSGKTSVTKAIYEHFKGHSILMLEQDYYYKDQKHLPFEERLNTNYDHPLAFDNDLLIDHLHSLLSHKGIDKPVYDYKLHTRSEDVIVVEPKDVIILEGILILEDERLRDLMDIKLYVDTDADLRIIRRLLRDIKERGRSIDSVIEQYLTVVRPMHNQFIEPTKRYADIIIPEGGQNHVAIDLMVTKIQTILELNAIL
- a CDS encoding peptidoglycan D,D-transpeptidase FtsI family protein yields the protein MSHSKRFISIGIIFILIFFLYLYRLADLQLIHTESFTDKGINLVQESVNQRTQEVVIDDGRGRFVDRNGVALKEDAEPSLVLFPFLKDITWSVDSLSSIVGISDKEIRSYLVDAKEPVVLAKKEGVDLTDQELKEINELSIPGVFGVYKQTAVDQDIAKHVLGITGENATQLRSKYPDREDLSYKTKIGITGLEKAFDEFLLPDAETKLLYHVDGDGNPLFGVNVKYIADSNPFYPVTIETTIDTEIQSAAEKILSNQKIEKGGLILLDVETNDVLAMVSKPELDRSDEDTFMNYMLRPLFPGSIFKTVISAAAIEYGLDDATRTFNCNLNLHGENDGGQDDGNLSFERSFAKSCNYTFTTLAKELMEENEHVVEETAEKLGLLGSIGWNGEVFHYTNFEQFPEEVEGKIWGDENDKKVPRAIDQTAIGQKDVKITPLAVANMMSTIARGGQKESVRIVDSILYKNGTTMFTFNENIDNQDTISAYTAAKLQDLLRLVVTDSEGTGRRFQSSSYEVSGKSGTAQTGKMTEENETLYNKWFAGYFPADQPKYALVVVEMDTTSAEAGTNAAFYDIVNELANFDAKNSSN
- the greA gene encoding transcription elongation factor GreA; the encoded protein is MAQEKVFPMTKEGKEKLEQELEYLKTVKRKEVVERIKIARSFGDLSENSEYDSAKEEQAFVEGRITTLDNMIRNAKIIEGEADTSTVSLGRTVTFTELPAGDEETYTIVGSAEADPFEGKISNDSPIAKSLIGRKVGDEVTVQTPGGEMLVKIVNIS
- a CDS encoding peptidase U32 family protein; amino-acid sequence: MTTIADKISTIVDGKRVITKKPELLAPAGNLEKLKIAVHYGADAVFIGGQEYGLRSNADNFSQAEMAEGVQFANKYGARIYVTTNIFAHNENMDGLDEYLIGLQEAGVAGIIVADPLIIETCRRVAPKLEVHLSTQQSLSNWKAVQFWKEEGLERVVLARETSAEEIKEMKEKVDIEIEAFIHGAMCIAYSGRCTLSNHMTARDSNRGGCCQSCRWDYDLFKLQDNNEVALFDEKDAPFAMSPKDLNLIESIPKMIELGIDSLKIEGRMKSIHYIATVVSVYRKVIDAYCADPENFKIDPEWLRELDKCANRETASAFFESVPGSKQQMFGTHSKKTTFDFVGLVLDYDPETSMVTLQQRNHFKPGELVEFFGPEIENFTQTIEKIWDEEGNELDAARHPLQIVKFKVDKPVFTNNMMRKGF